A single window of Bremerella cremea DNA harbors:
- a CDS encoding tyrosine-type recombinase/integrase, producing the protein MVQLVTGVTVQEVCEAYLANCKANDSPATFVMRSTSLFDFCSGFPGKYRDGRKRNPKDRIHDGYGGMPVDDLKPIHVDQWLQAHPGWNGSKRSHIQGLKRAFNYAAKQEMIPRNPIKGFKAPKGNGRVTYIEPEQEEAMIANTNKAFGEAIRILIRTGARPGIEFASLTAAHVIDHGDKMEWVFKAEESKTGRKRIIYVTDPHIMSIVRRQIERHNAGPLFRNTRGNPWTMEGLRPSFDRVRRKLKKKGITLDKDACVYSFRHTYAKRCLDGYWTQKPISVETLSKLMGNSVEICREHYLAWDQRYTEQLWAAC; encoded by the coding sequence ATGGTCCAGCTGGTGACCGGGGTTACCGTTCAGGAAGTCTGTGAGGCCTATCTGGCCAACTGCAAGGCGAACGATTCCCCGGCCACCTTCGTGATGCGTTCGACCAGCCTGTTCGACTTCTGTTCCGGTTTTCCGGGGAAATATCGGGACGGGCGAAAGAGGAATCCCAAGGATCGCATCCACGACGGCTACGGAGGCATGCCAGTGGACGACCTGAAGCCGATCCACGTCGATCAGTGGCTCCAGGCCCATCCCGGCTGGAATGGCTCCAAACGATCCCACATCCAGGGCCTCAAGCGGGCCTTTAACTACGCCGCCAAGCAGGAGATGATCCCTCGGAACCCGATCAAGGGTTTCAAGGCTCCCAAAGGCAATGGCCGGGTTACCTATATCGAGCCGGAGCAAGAGGAGGCGATGATTGCGAACACCAACAAAGCCTTCGGCGAGGCCATTCGCATCCTGATCCGCACCGGAGCCCGGCCTGGAATCGAATTCGCCAGCCTGACGGCTGCTCATGTCATCGACCATGGTGACAAGATGGAGTGGGTTTTCAAGGCCGAGGAATCCAAGACGGGCCGGAAGCGGATCATCTACGTGACCGATCCCCATATCATGTCGATCGTCCGCCGCCAGATTGAACGCCATAACGCTGGCCCACTATTTCGCAACACTCGTGGAAACCCTTGGACTATGGAAGGGCTGCGGCCATCCTTCGACCGAGTTCGACGCAAGCTGAAGAAGAAAGGAATTACTCTCGACAAGGACGCGTGCGTCTATTCGTTCCGGCACACTTACGCCAAGAGATGCCTGGATGGGTATTGGACGCAGAAACCGATCAGCGTCGAGACGCTTTCGAAGCTGATGGGAAACTCTGTGGAGATTTGCCGAGAGCATTACTTGGCTTGGGATCAGAGGTATACTGAGCAGCTATGGGCTGCTTGCTGA
- a CDS encoding metallophosphoesterase, producing the protein MSTFIIELSMRHDAIAFSSADPQPGEPVTIMYKGSLANAETLYIHCGFNGWNQVSDPQLQVEDSGGNLEYFIETPLTKIEASHFEITIQLSREACVWHFVFFSENGLGRTWDNNGSDDYRAAVGRLYLGPYLPWNSNTQPHSGVVVNCITHVPMIFRLKYGKDPTLGKTVTGAFATHHRLELNDLQTVTGYFERLFRDEEPLTPVHRFKTAKEEVSVLSFMLVRDMQDSGDNRRWGDTAIEIAEAHSDVDFLILVGDLTWNDTPGHWWTFFDMGREVLTTKVAMPIIGNHDTPWTGSHWDAKTFLNNFAFLFSSTSLTFSSFRFGPVRFLEFDTEVPDEFSDANGKQFQWAQAELGDIASDPEGEWVFALMHIAPCNAGRRHRHTRGRFHHITRLFNRVVDWVFFGHERLYQRFHPLQYNATFTPSEAYGSGADDGVGYLIVPPAGNLPESHVVASEFDVSCCRKRLVYPAIDEGSSSVASEIGFVTADIDGRTIRLRTSVMGTLEMPVAS; encoded by the coding sequence TTGTCGACATTCATCATTGAGCTATCAATGAGACACGATGCAATAGCATTTTCATCGGCCGACCCGCAACCTGGCGAACCAGTCACTATTATGTACAAGGGAAGTTTGGCCAATGCAGAAACGCTCTATATTCATTGCGGCTTTAACGGTTGGAATCAGGTTAGCGACCCCCAGCTACAAGTCGAAGACAGTGGAGGTAACCTTGAATACTTCATCGAAACACCGCTGACAAAGATCGAGGCCTCGCATTTCGAGATTACGATTCAGTTGTCTCGCGAGGCGTGTGTCTGGCATTTTGTGTTCTTTTCAGAGAATGGACTCGGCCGGACATGGGACAACAACGGAAGCGATGATTATCGAGCAGCCGTAGGACGACTCTATTTAGGTCCCTATCTGCCTTGGAATTCCAATACTCAGCCACATAGCGGCGTCGTAGTGAATTGCATTACGCACGTTCCCATGATTTTTCGACTCAAGTATGGGAAAGATCCGACTCTTGGGAAAACAGTGACCGGTGCATTCGCTACGCATCACCGCCTCGAACTCAACGATCTGCAAACGGTTACGGGATACTTCGAACGCCTATTCAGGGATGAAGAGCCGCTAACACCAGTGCACAGGTTTAAGACGGCCAAAGAAGAGGTCTCCGTACTAAGTTTCATGCTTGTTAGAGACATGCAAGACAGCGGCGACAATCGAAGATGGGGTGATACCGCAATAGAAATTGCAGAAGCGCACTCCGACGTTGACTTCCTCATTCTCGTCGGAGACCTTACTTGGAACGATACTCCGGGACACTGGTGGACGTTCTTCGACATGGGCCGGGAAGTCCTGACGACGAAAGTTGCCATGCCAATTATTGGGAACCACGACACACCCTGGACGGGAAGCCACTGGGATGCCAAGACGTTTCTGAACAATTTCGCGTTCCTATTCTCCTCAACGTCCCTCACCTTCTCTTCCTTCCGTTTCGGACCAGTTCGTTTCTTGGAGTTCGACACAGAAGTTCCCGACGAATTTAGCGATGCAAACGGGAAACAATTTCAATGGGCGCAAGCGGAACTTGGCGATATCGCTAGCGATCCGGAAGGCGAGTGGGTATTCGCGCTGATGCACATCGCGCCGTGCAACGCGGGACGCAGGCATCGTCACACACGGGGCAGATTTCATCACATCACGCGTCTTTTCAATCGTGTCGTAGATTGGGTGTTTTTTGGGCATGAGCGCCTTTACCAGCGATTTCACCCACTTCAATACAACGCGACTTTCACGCCTTCGGAAGCCTACGGATCTGGGGCTGACGACGGCGTGGGTTATTTGATTGTGCCGCCCGCAGGGAATTTGCCCGAATCACACGTTGTCGCATCCGAGTTTGATGTGAGTTGTTGTCGCAAACGCCTCGTGTATCCAGCTATTGACGAAGGTTCGAGCAGTGTCGCGTCTGAGATTGGCTTTGTCACAGCGGACATCGACGGCCGAACAATACGACTTCGGACATCCGTGATGGGGACTCTTGAAATGCCTGTAGCAAGCTGA
- a CDS encoding DUF1559 domain-containing protein: MNIQKTKPRLRSGFTLVELLVVIAIIGVLISLLLPAVQQAREAARRMQCSNNMKQIGLGLHNYHDTHKVFPPGWFNRGHLWSGRILPYIEQKNLYDTLLFGESDNWAPAGPNEDACGTFISAYFCPTMPLPQHYDSFNSIKNRVPMSYLGNSGTLSSADKVKQVNTSYGPLSLQALDQNGVIFGCKGMRFADITDGTSNTIAVGEAQTDPKFGKDGQAVDHWYIGSNQIDPCRCDGSNHGAEFSETVGSAAVKMNARLNDPSVSGHLLELSFGSYHPGGAMFTRCDGSVAFLPDTINFNTYQALFTRNGGEVNQGY; this comes from the coding sequence ATGAACATTCAGAAAACCAAACCGAGGCTTCGTTCTGGTTTTACCCTGGTGGAATTGCTGGTGGTGATTGCGATTATCGGCGTATTGATCTCTTTGCTTTTGCCGGCGGTGCAACAAGCCCGTGAAGCTGCTCGGCGGATGCAGTGTAGCAACAATATGAAGCAAATCGGCTTGGGGCTGCATAACTACCACGACACCCACAAAGTGTTTCCGCCTGGCTGGTTTAACCGAGGGCATTTGTGGAGCGGACGAATTCTTCCTTATATCGAGCAGAAGAATCTGTACGATACGCTGCTCTTCGGCGAAAGCGATAACTGGGCACCAGCCGGGCCGAACGAAGACGCCTGTGGAACATTCATCAGCGCCTACTTCTGCCCGACGATGCCCCTGCCCCAGCATTACGACAGCTTCAATAGCATTAAGAATCGTGTGCCGATGAGCTACTTGGGGAACTCAGGAACGTTGTCGAGTGCGGATAAAGTAAAACAGGTGAACACTTCTTACGGTCCCCTCTCGCTGCAAGCGCTCGATCAGAACGGCGTGATCTTTGGATGTAAGGGGATGCGGTTTGCGGATATCACAGATGGTACGTCGAACACAATTGCCGTCGGCGAAGCTCAAACCGATCCGAAGTTTGGCAAAGACGGACAAGCGGTCGATCACTGGTACATCGGCTCGAATCAAATCGACCCTTGCCGCTGCGATGGCAGCAATCACGGAGCCGAATTCAGCGAAACCGTTGGCTCAGCGGCCGTGAAGATGAATGCTCGCCTGAACGATCCATCTGTCTCAGGCCACCTGTTGGAATTGTCGTTCGGCAGCTACCACCCTGGCGGAGCCATGTTTACCCGCTGCGACGGCTCGGTAGCATTCCTGCCGGACACAATCAACTTCAACACCTACCAGGCCCTCTTCACCCGCAACGGCGGCGAAGTAAACCAAGGCTACTAA
- a CDS encoding helix-turn-helix domain-containing protein: MLMTINQAAEYLGYSVSGLRKLVNRGIIRYFQATEGAPLKFKREWLDDFIEANTKPAEQKETAKRQSPKFDPSVWT; encoded by the coding sequence ATGCTCATGACTATCAATCAGGCTGCCGAATATCTCGGCTACTCGGTCTCCGGCCTTCGAAAGCTGGTAAATCGCGGCATCATCCGCTACTTCCAGGCGACCGAGGGAGCTCCCCTTAAATTCAAGCGGGAATGGCTCGATGACTTTATCGAAGCCAACACCAAACCCGCTGAACAGAAAGAAACTGCCAAACGCCAGTCGCCGAAATTCGACCCAAGCGTTTGGACATGA
- a CDS encoding type 1 glutamine amidotransferase domain-containing protein: MNKKVLIAVSEHGFWVEELLKPMDHLDAAGIGYHFVSPKGNITPFPDGASLNAEYVDPPLGRQVTSPDLARRGKETDWEELFGHRHTLEKWFPVRPYLSADGYLGTLERYYEERRKAWKLISEYDALLLVGGSGPVVDMVNNNRLHDLILGFYYAGKPIAAECYTVTCLAFARELDTRESILRGKHVTGHTMEYDYTAGWSILANGEYFTFETPPYPLEYILRDTVGPNGKFHGNVGRLTSVIVDYPFITSRSVASSDLCGRLLVEVLTNDLKRFGW, translated from the coding sequence ATGAACAAAAAAGTGCTTATCGCTGTTTCTGAGCACGGATTCTGGGTAGAAGAACTCCTCAAGCCGATGGACCATTTGGACGCCGCCGGCATTGGGTATCACTTCGTGTCCCCTAAAGGCAATATAACTCCGTTTCCTGACGGAGCGAGTCTGAATGCAGAGTATGTTGATCCACCGCTCGGGCGCCAGGTAACATCTCCGGACCTCGCCCGGCGCGGCAAAGAAACAGACTGGGAAGAACTTTTCGGGCATCGTCATACCCTTGAGAAGTGGTTTCCGGTCCGTCCCTATTTGAGCGCAGACGGGTACCTCGGAACACTCGAGCGATATTACGAGGAACGCCGCAAAGCATGGAAGCTCATTTCGGAGTACGATGCCCTGCTCCTTGTCGGGGGCAGCGGTCCTGTTGTTGACATGGTAAATAATAATCGCCTCCACGACCTCATTCTCGGCTTCTACTACGCGGGCAAGCCCATTGCTGCTGAATGCTATACCGTCACTTGTCTCGCCTTTGCCCGAGAGCTCGACACCCGGGAGAGCATCCTGCGCGGAAAGCATGTCACTGGTCACACGATGGAATACGACTATACCGCCGGCTGGTCGATTCTTGCCAATGGTGAATATTTCACATTCGAAACGCCACCATATCCGCTCGAGTATATTTTGCGAGATACCGTTGGGCCGAACGGAAAGTTTCACGGAAATGTAGGCCGCCTGACATCCGTGATCGTCGACTACCCGTTCATCACCAGTCGGTCAGTCGCCTCGTCGGACCTATGCGGGCGTCTGCTTGTGGAAGTCTTGACAAATGACTTGAAACGCTTCGGCTGGTAA
- a CDS encoding DJ-1/PfpI family protein, protein MLDKPLAGKKIAVVVESKYIPEEIKAYKYCFGLLGAKVDLISRLYYGSYAPGDEGWTSAVFYSDVDPNEQKPWETPEMLAMEDNKDVSRINLDDYAALIMSANYTSVRLRYTDDTEISDARSFVQSAPVVRFFAEAMGRKDLVKGLLCHGLWILTPNRDLLKSRRVTCHTVVMADILNTDAHIVFEKDENGKSAPAKVVTDGDLVTGFSKDEVVPFIEAIALQISMMQTRVH, encoded by the coding sequence GTGCTTGATAAACCACTAGCGGGCAAGAAGATTGCAGTCGTTGTCGAGAGCAAATACATTCCCGAAGAGATCAAGGCATATAAGTATTGCTTTGGACTTCTCGGCGCCAAGGTAGACCTGATTTCACGTCTCTACTATGGAAGCTATGCGCCGGGAGATGAGGGTTGGACATCTGCCGTTTTTTACAGCGACGTTGATCCCAATGAGCAGAAACCTTGGGAGACTCCTGAGATGCTGGCCATGGAAGACAACAAAGACGTCTCGCGGATCAATCTCGACGACTACGCGGCGCTCATCATGTCGGCGAACTATACCAGCGTTCGGCTGCGTTATACGGATGACACAGAGATCAGCGACGCCCGTTCTTTCGTTCAGTCGGCTCCTGTCGTACGTTTCTTCGCCGAGGCGATGGGCCGTAAGGATCTTGTCAAGGGCCTGTTGTGTCACGGGCTCTGGATACTGACGCCAAACCGCGATCTCCTCAAATCACGCCGTGTAACGTGCCATACCGTCGTCATGGCGGACATCCTCAATACAGATGCACACATCGTGTTCGAGAAGGATGAAAATGGGAAGAGTGCGCCGGCGAAAGTGGTCACGGATGGAGATCTTGTTACTGGATTCTCAAAGGACGAAGTCGTTCCTTTTATCGAAGCGATCGCGCTACAAATCTCGATGATGCAAACACGAGTTCATTAG
- a CDS encoding helix-turn-helix domain-containing protein produces MSRAFACNRDFLRQLRLRNGWTQADLARRAGYSERLISKAEAGAPIARDTISDLAEALSSEEEQLYWEDLACDPIQLAQRYIYAFHIHKKNTIDVLEDMIDPEVVFRIAGNPADIPFAGEHRGLEAARQCFHIFFSVLEVPDHDFEKCFQYICQGPNAIIWGQSWIHPIGRPLSAPIQISNLLKFRRGKLVFLDDCFDTAAGAACLNQASDP; encoded by the coding sequence ATGAGCCGCGCTTTCGCTTGTAATCGCGACTTTCTTCGACAACTTCGTCTGCGGAATGGATGGACTCAGGCCGATTTAGCTCGCCGCGCCGGCTACAGCGAACGGCTCATCAGCAAGGCCGAGGCAGGGGCACCGATCGCCCGCGATACGATCTCAGACTTAGCCGAAGCGCTCAGCAGCGAGGAAGAGCAACTTTATTGGGAAGACCTCGCTTGCGATCCGATTCAGCTTGCCCAACGCTATATCTATGCGTTTCATATCCATAAGAAGAACACGATCGATGTACTGGAAGACATGATCGACCCGGAAGTTGTCTTTCGGATCGCAGGCAATCCGGCTGATATTCCGTTTGCAGGCGAGCACCGCGGCCTTGAAGCGGCTCGGCAATGCTTTCATATTTTTTTCAGTGTGCTCGAAGTCCCCGATCATGACTTCGAGAAGTGCTTTCAATACATCTGCCAAGGCCCCAATGCCATTATTTGGGGCCAGTCATGGATTCATCCCATCGGGCGTCCGTTATCGGCACCGATTCAGATCTCGAACTTGCTAAAGTTCCGCCGAGGGAAGCTGGTGTTTTTAGACGATTGCTTTGATACGGCTGCCGGAGCAGCTTGTCTGAATCAAGCTTCCGACCCGTAA
- a CDS encoding N-acyl-D-glucosamine 2-epimerase gives MTALHSSFTLMGEVESPDPAEAMFSLRLLSGEVVSIAVSRTTYYEVIRNIGDEWRDRVGEPDANVVEAKIGSRSGAPDEAMWTAKRQLLKYLKPGHMVCIEGVCSSQRNVAQYYARRIVLMHSVQGLFAWEDTHWWLQQINTLFEQWLDVLFKERRDITENDFSAFYRTNLDLLGGATGDAVQESATLSRFLYGLSSAYLLTGNMRALSAARACAKHLVGAYASPTHDGECVVWKFGRVNDGRSTKEILGSLNPEDHGSFPLYEQIYVLSGLAQYYRVTQDTWVMGYIVRTVAAFERFYRDTRRDGDPCFTGQGGYFSHIDPVTMRPDSPSLDVYREGARYDNRAKKNWNSIGDHIPAYLINLLAAIDPIPVSGHECEWVKLRDRCRDMLDECVLCILDHFAPDNGSKLVNERFHKDWSPDHTWGWQQNRGIVGHNLKISWNLTRCGNYYVSRAKQANEDGDTQSSDKYHKLAERCYEFARVLGHNMEEVGVDLARGGIFDALERNPSSGMPTEFCWGSTKDFWQQEQAILAYYIMQGCTEDEAEKAKFLKLARFCTAFWSLFFVDQDNRKIHFRTDECGRTLIQGQYAQQAGHAIAGYHAFELNYLAHLYIRTFVERGKGRNDAFVLYYRPVKNSSLQSLNVLPDFFRPSDLKIVNVRINGLVVPVADPHKFQIDISQWPEDSVIMVEYLPTGRADAQAEADLRDDASEMGGLDIGFDFVSL, from the coding sequence ATGACAGCATTACACTCTAGTTTCACGCTCATGGGCGAAGTTGAATCGCCTGACCCTGCTGAAGCCATGTTCTCACTCCGATTGTTGTCGGGCGAAGTGGTATCGATAGCCGTGTCACGGACTACTTACTATGAAGTGATTCGGAATATCGGGGATGAGTGGCGCGATCGTGTCGGAGAGCCTGATGCGAATGTCGTCGAAGCGAAAATCGGCAGTCGTTCCGGCGCTCCCGACGAAGCCATGTGGACAGCGAAACGGCAACTTCTCAAATACTTGAAGCCCGGTCACATGGTCTGCATTGAGGGAGTCTGCAGTAGCCAACGAAATGTTGCGCAGTATTATGCAAGGCGCATTGTCTTGATGCACTCCGTCCAGGGACTTTTTGCATGGGAGGACACTCACTGGTGGCTACAGCAGATCAATACACTATTTGAACAGTGGTTGGACGTATTATTCAAAGAACGGCGTGACATCACCGAGAATGACTTCTCTGCCTTTTACCGTACGAATCTTGACCTGCTCGGAGGGGCCACCGGCGATGCCGTTCAAGAATCGGCCACTCTCTCGCGATTCCTCTACGGCCTTTCATCAGCCTACTTGCTGACTGGCAATATGCGGGCACTTTCTGCAGCCAGAGCCTGTGCCAAGCATCTGGTCGGCGCCTACGCCAGTCCAACGCATGACGGTGAATGTGTCGTCTGGAAGTTCGGACGCGTCAACGATGGCAGGAGCACGAAAGAGATACTAGGTTCTCTCAATCCTGAGGATCATGGGAGCTTTCCGCTCTATGAACAGATATATGTCCTGTCTGGGTTAGCCCAATATTACCGAGTGACTCAGGATACGTGGGTAATGGGATACATCGTGCGCACCGTGGCCGCGTTTGAGAGATTTTATCGTGATACAAGGCGTGACGGCGATCCATGTTTCACGGGACAGGGCGGGTATTTCTCCCACATTGATCCGGTCACCATGCGTCCCGATTCACCGTCGCTAGACGTCTATCGCGAAGGTGCTCGCTACGACAATCGCGCAAAGAAGAATTGGAACTCGATCGGCGACCATATTCCGGCCTACTTGATCAATCTTCTGGCTGCAATCGATCCGATTCCGGTTTCCGGTCATGAGTGCGAATGGGTAAAACTACGGGACAGATGTCGCGACATGCTCGATGAGTGTGTTCTCTGCATACTCGATCATTTCGCGCCCGACAACGGCAGCAAACTTGTCAACGAGCGGTTTCATAAGGACTGGAGCCCTGATCACACCTGGGGCTGGCAGCAGAACCGAGGCATTGTGGGACACAACCTCAAGATCTCGTGGAATCTCACCCGTTGCGGCAACTATTATGTCTCCCGCGCAAAGCAGGCGAACGAAGATGGCGACACACAGTCTTCCGACAAGTATCACAAATTGGCCGAAAGGTGTTACGAATTCGCCCGGGTATTAGGCCACAATATGGAAGAGGTCGGTGTCGACCTTGCGCGAGGTGGCATTTTCGACGCGTTGGAACGGAATCCTTCCAGCGGGATGCCAACCGAGTTTTGTTGGGGTAGCACCAAGGATTTTTGGCAGCAGGAGCAAGCCATTCTGGCCTATTATATCATGCAGGGGTGCACGGAAGACGAAGCCGAAAAAGCCAAATTCCTTAAGCTCGCTCGTTTCTGTACCGCCTTCTGGAGCTTGTTCTTCGTCGACCAAGACAATCGAAAGATCCACTTTCGAACCGACGAATGTGGTCGCACGCTGATACAAGGTCAGTACGCTCAGCAAGCAGGCCACGCGATTGCCGGATACCATGCCTTTGAATTGAACTATCTGGCGCATCTCTACATCCGCACGTTTGTCGAACGCGGCAAAGGACGCAATGACGCCTTTGTCCTCTATTACAGGCCTGTAAAGAACAGTAGCCTCCAGTCACTCAATGTCTTGCCAGATTTTTTCCGGCCCAGTGACCTGAAGATCGTCAATGTACGCATTAATGGTCTGGTCGTACCGGTGGCGGATCCCCACAAGTTCCAGATCGACATTTCACAATGGCCAGAAGATTCCGTGATCATGGTTGAGTATCTACCGACTGGACGAGCAGATGCCCAGGCCGAAGCAGACTTGAGGGATGATGCATCGGAAATGGGAGGCTTGGACATTGGGTTCGACTTCGTCTCGCTTTGA
- a CDS encoding DUF4198 domain-containing protein produces the protein MSCNCMTLMVLTAVVALTGCDTAVQTDYSKLGLVEVSGKITFDGKPLSDATVMFEAPDETYSYGKTDESGHYTMMFNTEKTGVTPGKKIVRVVTGSVGDIGAGEGDEEEEQSAPAQQVAVPKCYNQKSKIEVDVKTSATFNFDLKTDCSTTGPS, from the coding sequence TTGTCCTGTAATTGCATGACGTTGATGGTCTTGACGGCTGTGGTCGCGCTAACTGGCTGCGATACCGCAGTGCAAACCGACTACAGCAAACTGGGACTCGTCGAAGTAAGCGGCAAAATTACTTTCGATGGCAAGCCTCTTTCGGACGCGACGGTCATGTTTGAAGCGCCCGACGAGACCTATTCGTACGGCAAGACCGACGAAAGCGGGCACTACACGATGATGTTCAACACCGAGAAAACCGGCGTCACACCAGGCAAAAAGATTGTGCGTGTTGTGACCGGCAGTGTGGGAGACATCGGCGCCGGGGAAGGTGATGAAGAGGAAGAACAAAGTGCCCCGGCACAGCAAGTTGCTGTCCCCAAATGCTACAACCAAAAATCAAAAATCGAAGTCGATGTCAAAACGTCCGCTACGTTCAACTTCGACCTGAAGACCGACTGTTCGACGACCGGCCCAAGCTAG
- a CDS encoding ankyrin repeat domain-containing protein, translated as MDIHAESIHRFLDSLLRDDGGYANAAGKAKSSLSSTNSVLKALDSLDCIVSATEKTVDFVRSCHDGVLGGFAQQPGAEADGFTTASALMLLNRLGGSGAVSIYQERAVQFMNSKARTQYDHFMTIAAYEECDITGSSPDKAIAYFQAKASDDTPNARVLDNAITFSSLLRAGQPFKNKPAVIDLLLQRQRDDGGFGDGDSSDLFTTYCVLRCLVLLKTPPNVRRLQRYLSQLRRKNGFAATRGEAASAGATYQVLSILQWISDLQRDAVDMARAGDVTGLSKWLVCGGDPNIYDSDGWTVLLAASAYGKHQVVDFLLNNAMHDVPNADPCLRFCGADALPIYMAGQSGDVKTVEILLKAKPEHLHAISTVNGHTVFLQAAFYGKSVHLDLARYLLDNCCSLLGSPPDQLPSEQKRLTTATNVRGYTGLTMQHLWHNEKMSELLSGYPQPTEEEKETYLDDLLLRIADAQSLSERLIHELRFWQNKAAAVEDGAAPVDQQLVEQALVAIDRIASQSAFEIDRLASSLYQPPLIYAITGVDRTRSGAEMRFAIVKYLLDKKADPKVREKHPMGIGSVIRASVLNQFELLKLVADYMTKQDFADEMNTSPAVNGLTAMHDAVHRALTAPAPDLQPHLNKIRWMLQRGARIDIPDHTGQTQKQLAIEAHGDPAFSEGNVRAVWEVLGLPVCP; from the coding sequence ATGGATATTCATGCAGAGTCAATTCACAGATTCCTCGACTCGCTTTTGCGGGACGACGGTGGCTACGCAAATGCCGCCGGGAAAGCAAAGAGTTCCCTCAGCTCAACCAACAGCGTCTTGAAGGCTCTGGATAGCCTTGATTGCATAGTTTCTGCGACAGAAAAGACCGTTGACTTCGTCAGGAGTTGCCACGATGGTGTCTTGGGAGGATTCGCCCAGCAGCCGGGAGCAGAAGCCGACGGATTCACCACTGCCTCAGCACTGATGCTGCTAAACAGGCTTGGTGGCTCCGGCGCTGTCTCCATCTATCAGGAGCGAGCCGTCCAGTTCATGAATTCGAAGGCGAGAACTCAGTACGATCACTTTATGACGATCGCGGCGTATGAGGAATGCGACATTACGGGTTCCTCACCCGACAAAGCAATCGCGTACTTCCAGGCAAAGGCCAGCGACGACACGCCGAACGCCAGGGTTCTCGACAACGCGATCACATTCTCCTCGCTGCTCCGAGCGGGACAGCCGTTTAAGAACAAGCCGGCGGTCATCGACTTGCTTCTGCAGAGACAGCGTGACGACGGCGGATTTGGCGACGGCGACTCCTCCGACCTTTTTACGACCTACTGTGTGCTTCGCTGCCTCGTTCTTCTCAAAACTCCACCAAACGTTCGACGGTTGCAGAGATACCTCTCCCAGTTGCGCAGGAAAAACGGGTTCGCTGCAACACGGGGCGAGGCTGCTTCGGCTGGGGCGACATATCAAGTGTTGAGCATTCTGCAGTGGATCAGCGACCTCCAAAGAGACGCCGTCGACATGGCGCGTGCCGGCGATGTCACGGGCCTATCAAAGTGGTTGGTCTGCGGGGGGGACCCCAACATCTATGACAGCGATGGCTGGACGGTACTGCTGGCAGCGTCGGCTTACGGGAAGCACCAAGTCGTTGATTTCCTCTTGAACAATGCGATGCACGATGTCCCCAACGCCGACCCTTGCCTCCGATTCTGCGGGGCCGATGCGCTGCCGATCTACATGGCCGGTCAATCAGGCGACGTGAAGACGGTGGAGATTCTTCTTAAGGCGAAGCCGGAGCACTTGCATGCGATAAGCACCGTCAACGGCCACACCGTGTTTCTGCAGGCGGCATTCTACGGCAAATCCGTTCACCTCGATCTCGCTCGATATCTTCTGGACAATTGCTGCTCCCTCCTCGGTTCTCCCCCCGACCAGTTGCCGAGCGAACAAAAGAGACTCACGACGGCGACCAACGTCCGCGGCTACACTGGTTTGACCATGCAGCATCTCTGGCACAACGAAAAGATGTCTGAACTCCTCAGCGGATACCCCCAACCCACGGAGGAAGAAAAGGAGACGTACCTCGATGACCTCCTGCTCCGCATCGCCGACGCGCAATCGCTCAGCGAGCGACTGATTCATGAGTTGCGTTTCTGGCAAAACAAGGCCGCTGCGGTTGAAGACGGCGCCGCGCCGGTGGATCAACAGCTAGTGGAGCAAGCCCTCGTCGCGATCGATCGCATCGCATCGCAATCGGCGTTTGAGATCGATCGGCTAGCAAGCTCGCTCTACCAGCCCCCACTGATCTATGCGATTACGGGGGTTGATAGGACGCGGTCTGGTGCCGAGATGCGATTTGCTATTGTGAAATATCTTCTCGACAAGAAGGCGGACCCCAAAGTCCGTGAGAAACACCCGATGGGTATCGGATCCGTGATTCGTGCGTCGGTGCTGAATCAGTTTGAGCTGTTGAAACTCGTCGCCGATTATATGACCAAGCAAGATTTTGCCGACGAGATGAACACCAGCCCCGCAGTGAACGGATTGACCGCCATGCATGACGCAGTGCACCGAGCGTTGACGGCGCCCGCTCCCGACCTGCAGCCACACCTTAATAAGATTAGATGGATGCTCCAGAGGGGCGCTCGCATCGATATCCCGGATCACACGGGTCAGACTCAAAAGCAGCTGGCGATCGAAGCCCACGGCGACCCGGCGTTTTCAGAGGGCAATGTAAGAGCGGTTTGGGAAGTTCTGGGACTGCCCGTTTGTCCGTAA